A single genomic interval of Granulicella tundricola MP5ACTX9 harbors:
- a CDS encoding ABC transporter permease subunit yields MVLAALGTIALMRYAPGYFTDAREMDAQYAGSARTELQLEQAQHGTFAQLTRELLGGWMHRDLGRSRHFDVPVTELMTPRLRVTGKLLFCGVAGGWLLALTLALPLSARRTASGEGAIAAPTALLLAMPVGALATGCLLADFGGPVLVLSTLIAVRDFKLIYRLLRQTWRSPHFLYARALGVSTPRIMRVHLLPRLTNELVALATMSFVLALSAIVPVEVIFDVPGLGQLAWSAAMNRDMPVLLAVTLLMAACIGVATMLAEPIQRAEAIPCA; encoded by the coding sequence ATGGTTCTAGCAGCGCTGGGCACGATTGCGTTGATGCGCTACGCGCCGGGTTACTTCACGGATGCTCGCGAGATGGACGCACAGTACGCCGGCAGCGCCAGAACAGAATTGCAGCTTGAGCAGGCGCAACACGGAACGTTCGCGCAGTTGACCCGCGAGCTGCTGGGCGGATGGATGCATAGAGATCTCGGACGCTCACGTCACTTCGATGTGCCGGTGACCGAGCTAATGACTCCGCGGCTTCGCGTGACGGGCAAGCTGCTGTTCTGCGGTGTCGCAGGCGGTTGGCTGCTGGCTTTGACGTTGGCGTTGCCCCTGAGTGCGCGCCGCACGGCTTCAGGAGAAGGAGCGATCGCCGCGCCGACCGCGCTCTTGCTGGCCATGCCGGTCGGCGCGCTGGCCACGGGATGCCTGCTCGCTGACTTCGGCGGACCCGTGCTCGTCCTGAGCACATTGATCGCAGTGCGCGACTTCAAGCTCATCTACCGTCTGCTCCGGCAAACCTGGAGATCACCACACTTTCTATACGCCCGCGCGTTGGGAGTCTCTACGCCGCGGATCATGCGGGTTCACCTCCTACCCAGGCTGACCAACGAACTCGTTGCGCTTGCGACCATGTCGTTCGTTCTCGCGCTCAGCGCAATCGTCCCGGTTGAGGTCATCTTCGACGTTCCGGGGCTCGGCCAGCTCGCATGGTCGGCTGCAATGAACCGCGATATGCCGGTGCTGTTGGCAGTGACGTTGCTGATGGCCGCGTGCATCGGCGTGGCAACGATGTTGGCCGAGCCAATCCAAAGAGCCGAGGCGATACCATGCGCATGA
- a CDS encoding ABC transporter permease subunit, translating to MRMIVLGLLCGLALLSAGVVLHAHGGYAIQDRDSISTGTSAMHWTGTDDLGRDRTVRVAAALLLGLAGALLASALATTIAVGVGVTAAFAPEGIASLLMYASDLFLTLPWLFLLMMVRSSLPLTMPPLQSAGVTFLLLALLGWPAYVRVSYAGARNVRNAEWMLQGRASGLRTSQLATRHLLPHLRPLLLSQFLVCIPACLVAEANLGTLGLGISEPLPSWGSMLLSLQNSAVLASSHWVYLPIVLLVIVLLLLELLVFEVS from the coding sequence ATGCGCATGATCGTCCTTGGATTGCTATGCGGGCTTGCCCTGCTTTCGGCAGGCGTCGTTCTCCACGCGCATGGCGGGTACGCCATACAGGATCGTGACTCTATCTCCACCGGCACCTCCGCAATGCACTGGACGGGCACGGATGATCTCGGACGCGATCGCACCGTTCGGGTTGCCGCAGCGCTCTTGCTGGGGCTCGCCGGGGCGCTGCTGGCATCGGCGCTGGCGACAACCATTGCGGTTGGGGTTGGCGTAACCGCAGCCTTTGCGCCGGAAGGTATCGCCAGCCTGTTGATGTACGCAAGCGATCTTTTCCTTACGCTCCCCTGGCTGTTTCTGCTGATGATGGTGCGCTCCTCCCTGCCGCTCACGATGCCTCCGCTGCAATCGGCGGGCGTGACGTTTCTGCTGCTGGCGCTACTGGGTTGGCCGGCTTATGTGCGCGTGAGTTACGCGGGTGCGCGAAACGTTCGCAACGCGGAGTGGATGCTGCAGGGCCGAGCGTCCGGGCTGCGAACGAGCCAGCTTGCAACGCGGCATCTGCTTCCGCATCTGCGGCCTCTTCTGCTGTCACAGTTTCTCGTCTGCATCCCCGCCTGCCTCGTAGCGGAGGCCAATCTGGGCACGCTCGGATTGGGCATCAGCGAGCCTTTGCCTTCCTGGGGCTCGATGCTTCTCTCACTGCAAAACTCCGCCGTACTTGCAAGCTCGCACTGGGTCTACCTTCCGATCGTACTACTGGTCATTGTGCTGCTGTTGCTTGAACTGCTGGTCTTCGAGGTCTCATGA
- a CDS encoding ABC transporter substrate-binding protein, whose product MPLVLLAGLQPSYGQPPNHAELAWSLKYDPKTLDPAKVDDQASETLRFLTGGVLLRMNRQTQEIQPALAASWSVSPDGRTATFHLRAGLRFSDGSALTSADVVSTLKRVLDPATAAPVAEEFLTPAQVTVEAVDPLTIRIHLPTRIVALGKIFDEIAIEPANHPSASRITAGPYTLAEYKRGESLRLQRNPYYYKRDAAGAQLPYLSTLHLDILANREQDQMRFVRGQYQLIDGLAAENFKLLSQGNAANMHDLGPSLNTEQMWFNQAASAPIPDYEKAWFQSRSFRTAVSLSIHRADMARIAYDGHATPANGFVSPANTMWHNNQLKPIHEDTNAALQMLASEGFHKTAGQLVDRTGHPVKFSILTNTGNRSREKMAQLIQQDLSSLGMTVNVVTLDFPALIERLMHTQSYEAALLGLSNVEPDPSSMMNVWLSSSPNHQWNPSEKKPATDWEAELDQQMKLQAEAPNQKARKLAVDRVQQIVYDQLPFIYLVYPNALYAVSSSLSGVEFSVLQPGVVSNIDQIRWKDSNVTDNARGKH is encoded by the coding sequence TTGCCCTTAGTCTTGCTCGCCGGCCTCCAGCCTTCTTATGGCCAGCCTCCCAATCACGCTGAGCTGGCATGGTCTCTGAAGTACGATCCCAAAACACTCGATCCCGCGAAGGTAGACGATCAAGCCTCAGAGACGCTGCGCTTTCTCACCGGCGGCGTGCTCCTGCGCATGAACCGCCAGACCCAGGAGATTCAACCCGCGCTCGCTGCAAGCTGGAGCGTCTCGCCAGACGGCCGCACCGCAACCTTCCACCTCCGTGCAGGACTACGCTTCTCCGATGGCTCCGCACTGACGTCTGCTGACGTCGTCTCCACATTGAAGCGCGTTCTCGATCCCGCAACCGCCGCGCCGGTCGCTGAAGAGTTTCTGACACCCGCGCAGGTCACAGTGGAGGCGGTCGATCCATTGACGATCCGTATCCATCTTCCAACGCGCATCGTAGCGCTCGGCAAGATCTTCGACGAGATCGCCATCGAGCCAGCCAATCATCCATCCGCCAGCCGCATCACAGCCGGACCTTACACACTCGCGGAATACAAACGCGGCGAGTCACTCCGGCTACAGCGGAACCCCTACTACTACAAGCGCGATGCAGCAGGAGCCCAGCTCCCCTACCTCTCCACTCTTCACCTGGACATCCTTGCCAACCGAGAACAGGACCAGATGCGCTTTGTGCGCGGTCAATATCAATTGATCGACGGCCTGGCCGCGGAGAACTTCAAGCTCCTCTCCCAGGGCAATGCCGCCAACATGCATGACCTGGGCCCTTCGCTGAACACGGAGCAGATGTGGTTCAATCAGGCGGCATCCGCACCGATCCCTGATTACGAGAAGGCGTGGTTCCAGAGCCGCAGCTTCCGGACGGCGGTCTCGTTGTCCATTCATCGCGCGGACATGGCTCGCATCGCGTATGACGGCCATGCAACGCCGGCCAATGGCTTCGTCTCGCCCGCAAACACGATGTGGCACAACAACCAACTGAAGCCCATCCACGAAGACACCAATGCAGCCCTTCAGATGCTGGCAAGCGAAGGCTTCCACAAGACAGCAGGCCAGCTCGTCGACCGCACCGGCCACCCCGTGAAGTTCTCCATCCTCACCAACACCGGCAATCGTTCCCGCGAGAAGATGGCGCAGTTGATCCAGCAGGATCTATCCTCGCTCGGGATGACAGTGAACGTCGTCACGCTGGACTTCCCTGCCCTGATCGAGCGCCTGATGCACACGCAGAGCTACGAGGCTGCCCTCCTCGGTCTCTCCAACGTGGAGCCCGATCCCAGCTCCATGATGAACGTGTGGCTCAGCTCATCCCCTAACCACCAATGGAACCCGTCCGAGAAGAAGCCTGCGACGGACTGGGAGGCGGAGCTCGATCAGCAGATGAAGCTGCAAGCTGAGGCACCCAATCAAAAGGCGCGCAAGCTGGCGGTCGATCGTGTGCAGCAGATCGTGTACGACCAACTGCCCTTTATCTATCTCGTCTATCCCAACGCGCTCTACGCAGTCTCGTCCTCGCTGTCCGGAGTTGAGTTCTCGGTACTGCAACCCGGAGTCGTCTCCAACATCGACCAGATCCGCTGGAAAGACAGCAACGTAACGGACAACGCAAGGGGCAAGCATTGA